The Xanthomonas sp. DAR 80977 nucleotide sequence CGGGTCGAGCACCACCACGTCCTCGGACACCGAGGTGCCGCGGTCCAGCCGCTCAAGGTCGATGTCCGCCGACGGCACGGTGACCTGGCCGTTCAACTTCATGGTCTTGTTGGCGATGCCGAACTGCAGGTCGGGGTTGGCCACCGCGCGCAACTCGGCGGTATTGGACACCAGCACGTTGGTGCCGCGGATATTCAACTGCAGCGGCGTGGTGTCGCCGTACCAGGATAGGCCGCCGTCGACGTTGAGCGTGCCTTCACCGGATTTCACCGAGGCGACGATGCGCGCCGAGCCATCCGGCTGCGCGTCGAAGCGGCCCTTGCCTTCGCTCAGGGTCAGGCCCAGCGCCGGCAGTTCGCCGGTGAAGTCGCTGAGCGTGGCGTTGCCGCCCATCGACGGCTGCGAGCGCGTGCCGCGCAGGCTGACGTGGCCTTCGACCAGGCCCTTGGGCCGCACCAGATCGGGCGAGAACAGCTCCATCCAGTACAGCCGCGACATGTTCATGTAGATCTCGCCGGTGAGCGGCGCGTACGCATCCCAGCCGGTGTCCACGGTGGCGTCGATGAAGCCGTCGCCCTTGAAGCCGACGCCGAGCTTGGAGTGGATATGCTGGGCGGTGAAGTCGGTGACGAAACTGAACTGGTCGTAGCGCACCAGTTCGCCGCGCGCGTTGTCGCCCAGGCGCAGGCCGCCTTCCGGCGAGGCCAGGCGCAGCGATCCCTGCCAGGCGTTGCCGGCCGGCTTGAAGCTGCCGTCGAGGGTGAGTTCGCCGCGCAGGTACATCTTGCGGCCGCTGTTGGGCGGCAGCCACGGCTGCACCAGCGACAGCGGCAGCGCGTCGCCGCGCACGGTCAGGCCCTGCTTGGGCCAGTTGGCGGCCAGGCACAGCGCGCCGCCACCGTTCGCGCCAAGGCAGGTGTCGGACAGGGTGAAGGCGCTGCCGGCGATGTCGAAGCTGGCCGGCTGCCGCAACTGCCACGGCTCGCCCTTGGCCGGCGCGACCCGCAGCGTATTCAACCCACCCTGCCAGCGCGCGCCGTCGCGGCGCAATTGCCCGGCGAAGGCGAGCGCGCCCATGTCGTTGTGGGTGTCGGCATCGAGCTGCAGGTTTTCCACCGCGCCGCGTGCATCCACGCGCACTGTCTCGAGCACCACGCCGGCGCTGATCGCGCTGCCGCGCAGCGCCAGTTCGCCGCCACTGCCGCGCCACGGCAGGCGCCCGCGCAGGCTGACGCTGTCGGCGCCGTAGCTGTCCCACTTCAGGCCGTTGCCGGTGAGGTCGGCGGTGAGGTCGGGCGCATCGCGGCGGCCCTTGACCTGCACGCTGCCGCGCAGGCTGCCGGTGGCGCCGGGCAGCAAATCGGCCAATTGCAGCGGCTGCAGTTGCGCCTCGATGTCGAGCTGGTCGCCGACCTTGCCCTGCGCCTGCACGCGGCTGTCGCCCAACGCCAGTTGCAGCTTGCCTTCGCCCTGTTCGCCCTGCAGCGCGAACTTGCCGTTGGCGTCGAGCGGGCGGCTGCGCAGCTTGCCGTTCAAGCGCGGCACGTCGAGGCTGGCCTGGTAGCCGGCGGCGCTGCCGTCGGCATGCGCCGGCAACTGTTTGCCCTTGGAGGCGAACTGGCCGGACAGGTTGCCGTCCCAGCCCGGCGCGAAATAGCCGGGATCGAAGCCGGCCAGTTTGGCATTCACATCCCAACTCAATTCCGGTACCCAGGCCACTTCGCCGCCGAGGTCGAGCGTTCCGCTGGGCATCTTCGCCTGCACCTGCTTGAGCTGCGCGCGCTGGTCGTCGCCGCGCACATCGAGGTGCAGTTCGGCGCTGTCCTTGCCGCGCGATACGGTGGCTTCACCATAGGTGGCCCACTGTTTCAGCGTGCCGGCCAGGCCGAGATTGGCGTCGACCAGCTTGATCGGCACGGCCGGCGCATCCGGTGTGGACGGATCCGGCGCAGTGGCGAAATTCAGGCCGCTGGCATTGACCGAGAAGCGGAACGTGGCGTTGTCCGGATCGCGGAAGTCGGCGGTACCGCGCAGCCGCGCCTGGCCGTCGAAGGCGCGCAGTTGCAGCGGCGCGACGGTGAGCACCTGGTTGTCCAGGCGCACGTTGGACGGGTCCAGCGTCAGCTTCTGCGCGCCGTAGGCGAGGTGGCCCTGCAGCTTGGCGTCGCCGCCCTTGCCCGACGCGCTCAGGTCGAACGCGATCGGCTCGCTGGCGGGGGCCGCGGCGGCGCCGGGCGGCACGAACAGCGACGGGTCCAGCGCCTTGCTGCTCGCCGCGAACTGCCAGGTGGGATCGGTGCGGCCGGTGAACACCAGGGTGGCGCGCAACGGTGCCGGCGCGTTGCCGGCGATCGCCACTTCCATCTTGTCCAGGTTGCCGCGCGCGATCAGGCCCAGCCGCGCCGGCGTGCGTCCGCGCGCAGCCGGCAATACCGCACTCGCGGTGAGATTGGCCTTGTAGTCCTGCGCCGGCACGTAATCGCCATCGACGCGGAAGTCACCGCGGTCACTGGTCACGACCAGGCGCTTCGCGCGAAATTCGCCGTTGGCCACTTCGATGCCGCCACTCAGCGTGTGGATATCGATCATCGGCTGCTGCGCCTGGGTGATGCGCAGTCCGTTGATCAGGATGCGATCGGCCTGCAGCGCCAGCGGCACTTCGATCTGCGGCAGCGACTGCGGCCAGCTCGGCAGCTCGAACGGCTCGTCGCTCTTGGCCAGGTTGAGCGTGGCGTTCTTCAGTTGCAGCGTATCGAGTTGCAGCTTGCGCCCGAGCAGCGGGCGGATGTCCGGATCCAGGTAGGCGCGCTCGGCGGTGAAGTGGATCTGGTCGTAGCGGAAATCCAGGTTGTACAGGATCAGCGGGCCGGCCAGCGGGCCCTCGGCGCGCTCCCAGGTCAGCGAGGATCCGGCCGGCAGCCGCGCCACCACCTGCGCCAGCAGCACGTCGCGCCCGGCCACCGTCTGCAGCAGCCAGTACACCGCCAGCAAGGCCAGCAAACCCAGCCCGGCGATGGTCAGTCCCGAACCCCACCAGAAGCGCTTGCGCCGGTAGAAGCGCGGGCGCCGCGGCGGCGGCGGCGCGGGCGTGGCGGGGCCGGTCGCGCTCACAGGTTGGCTCCGATGTTGAGGTAGAGCTGGAACTGCGAGTCCGGATCGTTCAAGCCGTGCGCGATGTCCACCCGCACCGGTCCCACCGGCGAACGCCAGCGCACGCCGAAACCGACGCCGGTGTGCCAGTCCGGGGTATCGTCGAAGGCGCTGCCGCTGTCGACGAACACCGCGCCGCCCCATGGGCCGCCCTTGAAGTAGTGCTCGTACTCGGCGCTGCCGGTGAGCACGTGCTTGGCGCCGAGCGCGAAGCGGTCCGGCTTGGGGGTGCGCGGGCCGACTTCGCGGAACGCGTAGCCGCGAATGCTGTTGTCGCCGCCGGCGAAGAAGCGCAGGCTCGGCGGCATCGCCACCAGCGCGTTGGTCCAGGTGCTGCCGGCTTCGCCACGCAGGAGCAGGCGGCTGTTGTCGCCCAGTCCCTGGAACCAGCTCAGGCGCATGTGCGCCTGGGTGAAGCTGGCGTCCGAGCCCAGCCCTTCGGCGCCGGCACGCAGGCTGAGGTTGCCGCTGAAGCCCTTGCGCGGGAATACCTTGTCGTCCACGCCCACGTAGTCGGCTTCGATCTGCGGATAGACCAGCGTGGAATACTGGTACAGCGCGTCGTCGAACACCTCGTCGGTGGCGTAGCGCCAGCGCTCGCGCAGCGCATTGAGCGAGGCGATCGCGGTCCAGTGCTCATTGATCTCGCCGCTGCGGCTGCCGGTGAGCTTGAGGTTGCGCAGGTCGATGTAGTCGGTCTGCTCGTCGTAGGCGCGCAGCGAGGCGGTGTACCAGCCGTCGAGCCAGCGGAACGCGGGAACGCGATAGCTGGTGATCAGGCTCTTG carries:
- a CDS encoding translocation/assembly module TamB domain-containing protein; this translates as MSATGPATPAPPPPRRPRFYRRKRFWWGSGLTIAGLGLLALLAVYWLLQTVAGRDVLLAQVVARLPAGSSLTWERAEGPLAGPLILYNLDFRYDQIHFTAERAYLDPDIRPLLGRKLQLDTLQLKNATLNLAKSDEPFELPSWPQSLPQIEVPLALQADRILINGLRITQAQQPMIDIHTLSGGIEVANGEFRAKRLVVTSDRGDFRVDGDYVPAQDYKANLTASAVLPAARGRTPARLGLIARGNLDKMEVAIAGNAPAPLRATLVFTGRTDPTWQFAASSKALDPSLFVPPGAAAAPASEPIAFDLSASGKGGDAKLQGHLAYGAQKLTLDPSNVRLDNQVLTVAPLQLRAFDGQARLRGTADFRDPDNATFRFSVNASGLNFATAPDPSTPDAPAVPIKLVDANLGLAGTLKQWATYGEATVSRGKDSAELHLDVRGDDQRAQLKQVQAKMPSGTLDLGGEVAWVPELSWDVNAKLAGFDPGYFAPGWDGNLSGQFASKGKQLPAHADGSAAGYQASLDVPRLNGKLRSRPLDANGKFALQGEQGEGKLQLALGDSRVQAQGKVGDQLDIEAQLQPLQLADLLPGATGSLRGSVQVKGRRDAPDLTADLTGNGLKWDSYGADSVSLRGRLPWRGSGGELALRGSAISAGVVLETVRVDARGAVENLQLDADTHNDMGALAFAGQLRRDGARWQGGLNTLRVAPAKGEPWQLRQPASFDIAGSAFTLSDTCLGANGGGALCLAANWPKQGLTVRGDALPLSLVQPWLPPNSGRKMYLRGELTLDGSFKPAGNAWQGSLRLASPEGGLRLGDNARGELVRYDQFSFVTDFTAQHIHSKLGVGFKGDGFIDATVDTGWDAYAPLTGEIYMNMSRLYWMELFSPDLVRPKGLVEGHVSLRGTRSQPSMGGNATLSDFTGELPALGLTLSEGKGRFDAQPDGSARIVASVKSGEGTLNVDGGLSWYGDTTPLQLNIRGTNVLVSNTAELRAVANPDLQFGIANKTMKLNGQVTVPSADIDLERLDRGTSVSEDVVVLDPADPEEAPSSPLEMDLRVVLGDQVKMAGFGLKGALTGAMQVRSRQGREMTATGGLDVSGQYKAYGQDLTITRGQLTWSNNIVSDPRINMRAQRKVGDVTAGIDVTGRATAPRADVWSDPSMSQSEAMSYLVLGRSLSNASSDEADQVTAAASALSAGSGILASQLGAKLGFDDAGVSQSRTLGGSVVGFGKYLSPKLYVSYGVSLIGSGSVLTLKYLLGRGFDAEVESSTVENRGSLNWRKEK